The stretch of DNA GGGGCGATTGACGCGGCCAGAAATCAGGCCGAAACTTTCTTCATCGGCAATGCGGTACTTAACCGAGTAACGCGATGAAGTATCGCCCTGTACGCTGATAAACGCGCCTTTCTGGAGCCGAAACAGCAGCGTATCGCGTAGCTCCGTTTTACGTTTAAACATCAGCCGCGAGTAGTTGTTACTCCACCGGAAATCGCTGGCTGTCAGTTTAAACGGTTTCGTGCTGTCGGGGCCAATCACGATCAGATTCGTATCGACGCGGAATACAGGTTTGCTGAACGTGAGCGTAAAATCGAGGTTATTGTCAATGGGTTCGCTGGCAGTGGGCGCAACCTGCACGGTGAGCGGCTTACGGTCTTTGGCGCGGGTTTTCAGGGGCGAAAAATAGACCCGTTCTTTCAATTCGGTCACATTCCCGACCGAGTCTTCGGCGGCCACCGTGATGTTGATGGTATCGCCCGCAGCCCGGTTGGCAGGCCGAAACAGCCGAATCATTTTTGGCGATTCGAGAAACGACACCAATGTATCGCCGGGTTTATTGAATTTGATCCGGTAATCGGCAATGCCGCTGCTGAGTTCAAGGCCCAGCGTTTCGTCGGTGCGTTCGCGTCGGCTGACACGCGGCTTGCCATAACCCCGAAAAGCAATCAGATTAATATCGGTGTAGTTGCGGTTCAGGTTCAGCACCGAATCGCGAAACCCGACGCGCTCGCCGGGGGTGTTGTTCACTAAATTCAGGTCTTTATCATCGAAGCCATACACTTTAAAACGACCCGCTTTCACATTTTCGATGCGGAAGTTACCGTTGCTGTCGGTGCGGGCGTAGTAGGCCGGGCGTTTTCGGTTGATGGGCAGCGTATCGTTTTCACCGAACAGCCCCACGACAAAGCCCAGAATAGGCGTTCGGGTTTCGTCATCGACCACGTTCCCGCTCAGATACAGCGAATCGATGACCGGGCCGGTGCTGAATACAATCTTGCTGTCGGTGGTCACGTTGCGCTCCGTAACGTCTTTGATACCATCTGAGAAGTTAATGGTGTAGGTCGTATTTTTTTGCAGGGGCCGGTCGAAATTCAGCCGCAGGCCGGTTGGCAGGGCGCGTACCGAATACGTGTTGCTGTCCTGGGGCGTAATGGTGATTTTCTGCTGGATATTTTCCGTGCTTACATACTC from Spirosoma montaniterrae encodes:
- a CDS encoding Ig-like domain-containing protein; its protein translation is MPFRLLIVFALLVSLPILLQNCAQVAQPPGGKKDTIAPKLVSSIPKLRQLNYAGKTVTLEYNEYVSTENIQQKITITPQDSNTYSVRALPTGLRLNFDRPLQKNTTYTINFSDGIKDVTERNVTTDSKIVFSTGPVIDSLYLSGNVVDDETRTPILGFVVGLFGENDTLPINRKRPAYYARTDSNGNFRIENVKAGRFKVYGFDDKDLNLVNNTPGERVGFRDSVLNLNRNYTDINLIAFRGYGKPRVSRRERTDETLGLELSSGIADYRIKFNKPGDTLVSFLESPKMIRLFRPANRAAGDTINITVAAEDSVGNVTELKERVYFSPLKTRAKDRKPLTVQVAPTASEPIDNNLDFTLTFSKPVFRVDTNLIVIGPDSTKPFKLTASDFRWSNNYSRLMFKRKTELRDTLLFRLQKGAFISVQGDTSSRYSVKYRIADEESFGLISGRVNRPDRNFVIELLDEKYQVVRSVYGTPTYTFARLRPGRYRVRLILDANGNRKRDIGNVQKGIQPEIIIYHPGAEEGGIIPLKANFELTDIDF